Within Bacillus sp. Marseille-Q1617, the genomic segment GCAATATATCAGGGATAAAAACATTTGGGATGAAGTGTATGAAAGCCTTAAGACCACCCTGGTACAGAAAGTGTTGATGTAAAGGGAAGACACAAAAGCTGAGGAGAACCTGTTCTCCCGGCTTTTTTTTCTGAGAGGATTTCCGTACGATTCTATTCCAAGCAGTGAAGCAGGACAAACTATTTAGGGTTGTATTGAACAGGGGTATTGCCATTCTGATAGGTATGGTATAAAGTGCCCTCGTGATTGGAACTTTTTCCCGGTTCACGAAAGACGTAATTCACGGTACTATGGTATAGGATGAGGAGTTGAAGCATCATGATTCACCAAAAAACAAATACGATTGTCATTGAATCACTGGATAAATTTCCCCATAAAATTCACATTAAATTGGGAGACATCCTTCGTGAAAGAGGATTGACACAAGGTGATTTACATCGCATGACAGGTTTACGGGTAGCGACGATCAATGAATTAGTGAATTTCAAGAAAAAATCATTAACTGTTGCTCACCTTGTTTCTATAATGATCGCCCTTCGAATCACTGATATTCGTGATCTTATTGAAATTGAATTCGATGAAGAGGTACAAGCCTACTTCAAAGAAGAAAACGAGCGAATGAAAAATGGTTTCACTCCAGACCTGACGAAAACAGCAGAGACAAACGTAAAGCGCATCGCAGCTGGAGTCAAAAACTAAATCACCGACATAATTCAAGGCCATCTCTGATAGGCCTTTTTTTCTTGCCCTTATCCTGATTGGTGAAAGGAAGTCCCTTTATCTCGCTAAAGGCCCGTCCCTCACTGCGCTAAAGCGATTGTGAAGATGACATGAAAACGTAACGTGTTTTGGAAGGGATTTGGTTTATGATAGGAGTAGAAGTATGAAAGGCAGTATACCGTTATTTTCTTGGGAAGTATCGGTTGAATTGGTTGAATCTATACTTTTACAGGATTATCATAATATACATAGCTTGGAATAGAAAGAGTGATAGGATGAACGCTGTAGAAAAGTACGTAAACTACTTGAACATGGAAATCGAGCAGCCTACAATAAATTATTTACAACGATTGATTCAACAGCATCTTATTCGGATTCCATATGAAACCTTCAGTAAATTTTATTATTTTTCTAAAGGGGGCTCCTATGTCCCTTCGCTTGAGGACTTTACAGAACATTTATATTCAAAGGGCTGGGGAGGAACATGCTTCACCCTGAATATCAATTTCGGAAGGCTCTTAAAAGAATTGGGCTTCGATTGCCAGTTTGTGAGGGTGAAGCCGGGGCACCTCGGCCTCATGATTACAATCGATGGCAAAAAGCTGTACGTAGACGTCGGATATGGCTCGCCCATTATGAAACCGGTTGAACTGGAATCAAGGCATAAACACCTT encodes:
- a CDS encoding helix-turn-helix transcriptional regulator; its protein translation is MIHQKTNTIVIESLDKFPHKIHIKLGDILRERGLTQGDLHRMTGLRVATINELVNFKKKSLTVAHLVSIMIALRITDIRDLIEIEFDEEVQAYFKEENERMKNGFTPDLTKTAETNVKRIAAGVKN
- a CDS encoding arylamine N-acetyltransferase, which translates into the protein MNAVEKYVNYLNMEIEQPTINYLQRLIQQHLIRIPYETFSKFYYFSKGGSYVPSLEDFTEHLYSKGWGGTCFTLNINFGRLLKELGFDCQFVRVKPGHLGLMITIDGKKLYVDVGYGSPIMKPVELESRHKHLLHGFGEEIIFTQRDQFEFEVDRRSNGKSFVKKLIEWVPLEEEDLIKDIEASYQDTDDNITMRRITAVRFQGNQCYFLRNHTLKVMTYRNIREYQMRDLEKWREIIQEVYHFDDSSLHDSLQFLEHRNIKLFS